The genomic stretch AGACGAGTGGTACCTGCAGCATTTGCGCCAAGACTTTCCAGAACATGGAGACGCACATGAGGAGCCACACGGGGATCAAACCGTACCGCTGCACTGTCTGCAACAAGCACTTCCCCCGCGCCGGAGCACTGCGGCGCCACAAGAAGATCCACAGCGGTGAGCGACCGCACATCTGCCCTCTCTGCGGGAAGACGTTCATCGAGAGCAGTGCCTTAAAGACGCACATCAGGAGTCACGCAGGGGACGAGGACGCCGAGCCGCCGCCGGACGGTCTGAACCTGAAgtctgagacagagaggagtCCGAGCGAGGAGAACACCAAAGTGGCTTCTCAGACGAGTCACGACTGCATGGTCTGTGGGGAGTCCTTCCAGAGTAAAGGCAGTCTGAAGAAGCACGCCAAGAGTCACTCAGCGGAGGCTGTCTGCGGCGTCTGTGGCGAAGCTTTACCGCCGTCAGAGATGCTGACGGAGCACCTGCAGACACATCGAGATGCCGGGAGCATCTGTCACATCTGTGGGAAAACCTTTCAGAATATTGAGACGCACATGCGCAGTCACACCGGCGTCAAACCGTACTGTTGCAACGTCTGCGGAAAATCATTCCCGCGGCCTGGCGCCCTGCGTCGCCACAAGAGGATCCACAGCGGCGAGCGGCCGTACATCTGCGAGTTCTGTGGGAAAACATTCATAGATACTGGCTCTCTGACAACGCACATCAGGAACCACACAGGAGACAAACCGGCCAGCCGTGTCTCCTGCGAGACGTGCGGGAAGAGCCTGGCGTCTATCCATGTCCTGGAGGTCCACCGCAGGATCCACACTGGTGAGAAGCCGTTCCAGTGCCGCGTCTGCGGGAAAGCCTTCCGGCAGGTGGGAGGACTCACTGCCCACATGCTGACGCACACGGGTGAGAAGCCGTTCAGCTGCAGCCTCTGCAACAAGAGCTTCAGCACCAAAGGCTACCTGCAGACGCACCTGCGCTTCCACCGGAAGGAGCGCGCCTTCAGCTGCGGCGTCTGCTGGAAGGCCTTCGTCACCAACAACGACCTTAAGAAGCACCTGCTGACGCACACGGGAGAGAAGCCGTTCAGCTGCCGCGTCTGTGGGAAGAGCTATCAGGAGAAACGTTCCCGGGACgtccacatgaaagtccaccTGGACATCCGCCTTGGCAGGGAGCCAATCAGGAGGCAGGACGCCCCACAGCCAATCAGGAGGCAGGACGCTGTTCAGCCTGACCTGCTGCAGCTGTAAGCCCACAGACTGATCTGAACGGGTTTATAAACTGACCAGCAGTTTAAGGAAGGAACACGTGACAGTaaataaactacaaaataaGCAATGATCAGGATCCTCTGGGGCCCCTCCTGCTATCCAACTAGTCTGAGGCCCCGGGCTGACCCAGAACTGGGCTGACCCAGAACTCATGGAGGGAttagagaggagaggacatcTGAAGCGCTTTTCTCCGCCTCCTGACCCCGAGACAAGCGGAGGacgatggatggatggatggatggatggatggatggatgtaacTGTAAAAAGGAGAGTttgctgtttctgc from Plectropomus leopardus isolate mb unplaced genomic scaffold, YSFRI_Pleo_2.0 unplaced_scaffold14551, whole genome shotgun sequence encodes the following:
- the LOC121964208 gene encoding zinc finger protein 26-like, giving the protein MASPAENHRLPSAVDPTHHATAPSSPAHHATAPPSPASSDISAADSDFDWRGSDHSSTQRDTNRTAGGRRTHQAAVDPHRCVVCRKSFRHKGNLVKHAETHSEQPQCGVCGEQVKSSDGLFKHLRSHRETDSGGGSGKCEICSKTFQNMETHMRSHTGVKPFSCDVCSKSFPRIGALRRHKKIHSRRTDAVCPVCSLTFSQQRRLQDHLKTHGEDDGDQSEDGQSETLKAKTDRCGQKSSLSCRVCSESFHSRGFLRKHAETHCRDARSICGVCGQQLDSADALLTHLQSHRETSGTCSICAKTFQNMETHMRSHTGIKPYRCTVCNKHFPRAGALRRHKKIHSGERPHICPLCGKTFIESSALKTHIRSHAGDEDAEPPPDGLNLKSETERSPSEENTKVASQTSHDCMVCGESFQSKGSLKKHAKSHSAEAVCGVCGEALPPSEMLTEHLQTHRDAGSICHICGKTFQNIETHMRSHTGVKPYCCNVCGKSFPRPGALRRHKRIHSGERPYICEFCGKTFIDTGSLTTHIRNHTGDKPASRVSCETCGKSLASIHVLEVHRRIHTGEKPFQCRVCGKAFRQVGGLTAHMLTHTGEKPFSCSLCNKSFSTKGYLQTHLRFHRKERAFSCGVCWKAFVTNNDLKKHLLTHTGEKPFSCRVCGKSYQEKRSRDVHMKVHLDIRLGREPIRRQDAPQPIRRQDAVQPDLLQL